The genomic DNA CGGAGTAAAGAAAGTTAAATATATAGAAGAAAAAAGTAATAATTATATTATTGCTGATAAAGAAACGGATTTACAGATATATATAAAAGATAGAACGGTTAAAAATGGTATTTTTATTACAGTAAAAGCTAATGAATATATTTATCCACCAGATTGGAGAAAAGAACTTACTATAGATTTTTTTCATTATTTCATCAATGATAATGAAGTTAATATAGAAAAAATAAGAAATATATTAAATAAAGGATTTAATGGAGAGCGACTTTTTTTATTTAATATTATACAACCTAATGGAGTTCAATGTTTAATAGGATGCATATTTGAGATATTAGAAAAAGTAAAAGAACATCCTTTGATAGATAAAAACTTAACATCGATGATTGAGAACGGTCTAAAATTTAAATTAAAACCGCTATTCGTTGAAAGAGTGGATAAGACTTATTTATTAGATAGGTGTAGCTGCTATTCAGAGTTAATAGATAAGAAAGTATTATTAATTGGATGCGGGTCAGTAGGAGGATATATAGCTGTAGAAATTGTTAAAGCCGGAATTAGTAATCTAACATTGGTAGATGATGATAAATTGAACGAAGAAAATATTTTTAGGCATTTTCTTGGTATGCAATATATAAAATACTACAAAACAACTGCTTTAATAGATTATATAAATAAAAATATTCCTTATGTAAAGATGTCCAATTGTGAAGAAAAAATACAGGATGCACTTTTAGATAAAAGTATTGAATTAGAAGATTATGATTTAATTATTTCAGCTACTGGAAATATAAATGTTAGTTTATGGCTTAATAAATATATCTATGATAATGATATAAAAGTTCCTGTAATTTATGTTTGGAATGAACCATATGGTATTGGGAGTCATTCATTAATTGTAAGCAAAAACAATCAAGGATGTTTAGAGTGTTTATTTGATAAAGATGATACGGGGATATATGATAGAAGTTCATTTTGTGCAAAAGGACAGAATTTTGTAAAGGCTATTTCAGGCTGTGGATCAAGTTATACTCCTTTTGGTTCATTAGATTCTATAAGAACAGCGTTGCTATGCTTACGGGTTACTGTTGATTTTTTACAGAATCATGTGAGCGAAAACATGATAGTGTCTATTAAAGGAAATAATGCTGCTTTTGCATTTAATGGATATATTACCTCTGAAAGATATGATAAATCACAACAAAATGAAATATTGATAAGAGGACAAGCATTTAAAAATAAAAAGTGTATGTGTTGTGGAGGAATGTAAATTGGAGGTATTATTTCAAATTAAAGATATTAAAATCAAATTCACTGAAAAAGTGATAAATACAATAAATACTTATAAGCAACAGTCCAATGAAAGTCTTGAAGCAGGTGGAATCTTAATAGGAAGAGAAAATGTAGAAAATGGGAATACCATTATTGAATATATAACAGTGCCACTAAAAAAAGATTTAAGAAGGAGATATGAATTTATCAGAAGAGATAAAGGGCATCAAAAATATTTAGACAAGATATGGGGACAAGGAAATGTCCATATATATTTTGGTGAATGGCATACCCACCCAGAAGACTATCCGATGTACTCAACAATAGATTTAAAAAATTGGATTAAACTTAGTAATACCATTGAGACAAAAAGTAAATATTATTATTTCCTTATTGCTGGAAGACGCGAGATAAGAATATGGGCTTTAAATATATTAGATAAAAAATTAAAAAGGGTATATTGAAAATAATGGAGGTACTATGAAAGGGAAGAAAGTATTTGAAAAAATTTCTAAAATACCAAACAAAGTATTATCAGTAATGATATACATTGCAGTAGTTTTAGCTACATATTTAATAGCCAAACCAGTTTTGAATGCTATTGAAATTGATGACATTAAATGTATTTTAGTAACAATGGAAAATTTGTCAAAACTAGCTATTGAAAAAAATATGTCAATACGTAAAATAGCATGGGCTGTATTAATTATAGATATAATAGGTATTGTTATAGTATCAATATCCAAACGAATGGTTAATAAGCAAAGTAAAAAAAAGACCTTAAAATTAATAGAGCATAAATCATTAAACAATATGATTATATCAGTATATAGCAAAATATTAAGTCAATACAACATTGAAAGCTTAAGTATTGATTTAGAACAAGAGATGAATAAAGAACAGTTATCGAGAATGGATATACAGTATGCAGTGAAAAAACAAGATGAGTTAATTAAAAATTATTTAGGAAATATGAGCAACAAATACCAATATGGATATACTGGTATAGCACATACTCCTTTGATTTTCAGATTAGGATATCAAATAGGTGATGAAACAAGATTTCTTTTATTTCATAAAAATAGAAATGAAGAATATTTCAAACAACTGGAAGAAGAAGTAGGAGTTTGGAACATTAACGTAGAGAAAGAAAAGCTTGATGATGGATCAAAAGAGTTATTAGTATCAATTGCTACTACCTTTGAAATATCTGATGAACAACTAGAGGTTTTTAATATTGATGAAATAAATCTGATTAAATTTAAGACAAGTAATTTAGGATTTGATGTGATTCAAAATAGAAAGCAGATCGATAAGTATGTTAATAATATAATGACAAAAATACGTTCAATAGTAAATCAACAAAAAATAGAAAAAATACATTTAGTAATATCTTCATCGGTAGCATTTACATTTGCGTTAGGACAGGCTATTAGTAATCACTATGATCCAGAAATAATTATTTATCATTATGATAGAAATAATGAGAGACGATATCCTTGGGGAATAAATATTTATAAAAAGGTTGAAGAATGTTTAGTTGTAAATTAGATATAAAATTTTAGAAACGGATATTTAATTTAGGAGAAATAATATGTCTATAGATAAAGTACAGAAAATTTATGAATACAAAGATATAAATAGAGAATTAATAAATTCTCAAGAATTATCAAATGAAGAAAGAATTGTTATAAAATGCAAATTTTATACATATAAAAGAACTGAAGAATATACTTATATTCAATATTATATTTTAAGGAGTGAAAAAGAAGTTGATGATTTCCTACAAAAATACGGTTCAGCAGAGCTAAATAAAGATGACATTGGTGCTATAATAGCATGTGATTATATAATACACTCGAATGTTGTTTCGTATTTCTTAGTTAAAAATCTAATATTTCTTGAAAGTTTAGAAGTAGAATCTAGTTTTTTAAATGATGAAGTTTATTTTTATAATTGTATATTTGATGCTATATTCTTTAAAAACAACATTATTGAAGAATATTGTGGTTTTGATTATTGTGTTTTTAAAGATTTGGTGAGGTTCGAAAAATGCAAATTTGAAGGTACTGTTGAATTTGCAAACTGTTCTTTTGAAGAAAATAATTCGTATATAGAAAATGCTGTTAAATTTTATGAATGCGAATTTATAGATAGTATTAAGTTTATAGAATGTTATTTTAAAGTAAATACTTTTTTTACTAATAGTATTTGCAACAAAAATTTTAAAATATCAAATTCCTTATTCTATAAAAAACTTAGTTTTTGTGATTCAAATTTTTACAAAGAATGTCATTATGAAAAAATTACTTTTGAAGATATTTGCGATTTTTCAAGAAATAAATTTAAAAGTTTTTCATATTTTAAAGATATTAGATTAAATGAAAATGCTATCCTAAATTTTATAGAATCAAATTTTTATGATTGGGTGGATCTAAAGTTTGATTGTAATGAAAAAGTTAAAGGTAAAATAATATTTTATAGAACAAATTTTCATTCAAAGTGTTATTTAGATTATGAGATGTTAGAAAAAGATAAATTTAATGTCTTTATATTTGATCAATCTCAGGAAAAATATTTATTTTATATCAATAAGTATATTGGCACAATAAATAAGGTGAATAAATGGAGTTTATTTTATGCAAGTCAAATATATAAAAACAATGGGAAATTGGAACCACATTTAACAACATATTATTTGTATAAGAAATTTGAACGGCTTGAAAAAAAAGAACAATTAAAAAATACCCCTTTTTCTACGAAGAAGATTCTGAAAAAAATTGATTTAATCATGAGTTCTATTATTGAAAAAACAACAAATTATTTTACAAGTTGGAAGAAAACTCTGGTATCAATATTTTTAATTATATTTTGTTCTTTCTTTATTTATGCGTTATTTCCAAATTATTTAAAGAATAATGGTGTCCCTATCACAAATAAAAATACAATATCATTAATATGCTCTTATGTTAAAAATAACCAAATAAATCTATTACTTAGCAAGTTTTTAGATATAAATACATGGTATAAAATCTCAAATGTTTTTTATTTTTCAATTATAACCTTTACAACGATAGGATACGGTGATATATCTCCGACTTATATGATTAAACTTTTTGCTGGTATTGAAGGATTGTTGGGAGTGTTTTTTTCAGCAGCATTTTTAGTGAGTTTGTCTAAAAATTTTCTAGATTAGAAATATGAAAGAGTTATTAATTAACTAACCTATTCATTAGCATTCTTCTTCATAAGAAGAACTTGTTAAACTATGATATTGATCACCTATAGAGTAGGGAGAATGCTTTTAAAATAAGGAATAACATTTAATATACTATAAAATGTATTTATAAACTGAAAAATTTCCTGAATATTCATTTTGAATTTCCCTAGGGGATTTTTTTATTATCTGTTAAAAAAATTTGGGAAAATAAGGTTTTTATTTTGCTAGAAACCCATTGATACAAAGGTAAATATTTCAAAATTCTTCTGTGAAATATGATGTTTCTTAAGAAGACACTTTTAATCAACTGGAGGGAGATAAATGGGTAAATCAAAAAAAATAAATAAAAGGGAAACAACGTCACCTACTAAAAGAATAGTAAAAAAATTTTTAAACTATGCTAATATATTTTATCTAATTGTTGGGGCGCTTGTTGGGCATTACGCAGATATAATAACAATAAATAATAATAATATGGTACGTGCTAGGGAAAATTTTATCATTGGTAATAGGTATTTATGTGAAAGAAAAAATTATGATGATATGAAAGAAAAGAAATTTGCACTAAATAGTGCAATAAATAGTTTTGAATATACATACAAGAATGATAAATTTATAGACGGGTTGCTGTATAAATATGCACTTTCTTTAGAGCTAAGGGGTACAAAATCAGATAAATTACTAGCTAGAAAAATTTTATTTGAGAATTATGACTATGCAGATGTGTCTGGTAAAGCGTTACTAGGAATTATTGAGTATAATAACAAAAACTTTAAATCAGCATATAAAATTTTTGAGGAATTAAAAGATCCACTGATGATAGAGAAGGAAATTATTCATATTTATTTTCAGTGTTATATTGATACAGTGTTTATGGAATTAGATTATGATAGTGCTTTAGATAAAGTTGAGCAAGCTCTTATAATTCTTGAGAGAAGTACATACGAAAAAGATAGTTCAATCAATGAAAAGAAGATAACAATGCTGTCTGAAACAAGCAAAATCAATACAGATATATTGTTTTCAGATAAAAAGCTGATAGCAAGTAAAATTAATATTGGAAATATTATTTTTAATTATGCTTTTTTAAATAATGATGAGAAGAGAATGATAAAAGCTTTGTTGATAAGTAGTGATGGGCTTGGGACAATAGAATCTTCTCCAATTCACAAACAAAAATTTATCTATAATTTAAACTATATTATAACATGTAAAGAAATAGACTATATTGCATATGAAAGAGAACTGAAAGAGATTTTACAAAACGTCATGTTACTTAGTGATTCAGGTAGTATAGAGAGCACAGGGGATAGTATAGAAAAAATAAAATTCATCTATAATTGTCTAAGTGATACATATAATTTAAATTGGGAGAAGTACGATGTCCATTTTAGCAATGATGTTTTTTTAGATATGAATGGAGTAAATATTAAAGATTATATAGGACTATCAAAAATATACTTGATGAATGCAGATTATAATGATGGAAAATCTTTAAAAACTTTTAGACATGAGGAACATGTGAAAGAGTTTAATGATACTCTGACTATGAAAATTAATAAAGGTATTTATCCTAGAGAATATGATTTTAGAATAGGAGTGGTAGCTTGTAATACTGTAAACCTTAGCTCTGATCCATGTTATTATGTACCTAACTTAACTGATATAGATTTAGAAAGATATCTTCTTAAACATAAATATACTATGACAAAATTTAAAGTACAGTAGTTAGTATTTTAAATAGATATAATTGAAATGTACTCTTATATAGTGCTATAGGATGTTTAATGTTATCGGGTATACAGAGTCAAAAGATCAGATAGTTGGCTCTTTTGTTCTTATAAAAACTGTTATATGGATAGCATGATTGTCTTGAAGGAACTTCTTACAGTTCTCTAATGTACAAGGTTTAATAGTTTTTATACATTTAATAAAAAAGAGTTGAATTTTGAAGAAAATATTAATGAAAGGTATGATGGAGATAGTCGAAATGCAAATTGATGCTAAAAAATACGTATATAGATAATTGAGTATACGATAGAAAAAGTAAGAAAGTAGAATTTATAATATAATAATTTTATAAAAATTAATGGAGGAATAATATGTTGACAGAATCAAATAGAGAAAAGTGCATTGGAATAATTAGATCAGCAATAAAATACTGTAATGATAATTTATATAGATATAAAGGTAAGAAGATTGATATTGTTTTTGAAATTGATGAATCGCCAATTATAGGGAATATGCCTTTTAAAGCATGCTGCAAACCTGTAGATGATGGTTATAAGATTATAATTGATGCTAAGCTTTTTGAAAGAACATTTGAAGTTTTAAATGCACTATTAGCTAAAGAGAATAATTCGTTTTATATGATGTTATCTGGTGAGTATGATTATAATAATGAAAAAGCAAATTTATATCTAGATATTTTATATGAGATAGCTGTAAAATTAGTCATATTTCATGAATTAGGACACATATATAATGGGCATTTAGATTATAAAAATAGTAGAAATTATAGTGCAGAAACATCAATGTTTATGAGTTCTGAATGTAATAAGCTACCACCTATTGAGAGTCAAGTTCTAGAAATGGATGCGGATGCTTTTGCGGCAACATTAGGAATTGGTCAAATAACATTTGACAATAACATAAAAAACTTTAATAATATAATTAAAGGAATTATAAAAGATAAGAAGCATGCTCTTGTACTTTTTATAATTGGTTCAAATATTATATTTAGTCTTCAAGGATTAGGTAGAAAGAAGAAAATTAAAGATATTAAGGGATTGAAATACTTGCCATTAAGGGCTAGACAAGATTGTTATGTAAAATCTTCTTTAAATGCATTTACTTATTTGAATCCAAAAGAAACATTAATTTTTGGACAACAAATATTAAATATAGCTTTTTTTAGAGAGGTATTACCAAACATAGAGCAATATACCAACTTATTTTTCCGAGAAGCTTATGGTTTTTCATATGATCATTACGATATGAGTAACAATAAGAATGAACTTGGTCGAGATATTCTTAATCATTGCGATTATTTAAATGAATTTTGGTTAAAGGATATGAGAGATAAGCTGAAACCATATGCATATTTTGAACTTGCAAAATAAAACCTATTAATTAAAATTTTTTTACGTTTATAAAAAATAAAAACATATATGACAATATTCGAAAACTTAAGGGAATTGCTGGAGTTTTTTGTATATAAAAAATCATTTGATATGTGGGGGATTCTAAACAACTGTTGGTTCTGAATAAAAAATAACCTTGTTGGATGTTTGTTAACTGAGATCATGTAGTAGAGAAAATCTACGGATCAATAATTAAATTAATAAACACTGCATTTTCATAAATAACATATGGGAAAATTTGTGAAATGTTGATGATTTATTTTTATTTGAGTGCTATACTAAAAGAGTATCTAAATCTTAGGTATGATATAAAATAAAATTTTTATTTTAGGAGGTACTCAATATGAGTATAAAAATTTTTAGTAATACTATTGATGTAGCAGTTATTGGTTTGACTAATTCTGGAAAATCCACATTTATAACATCATTAGTTGATGTTAGTAAGTTTAATCCAGTATTAATTAAAGAGTTGTGTGATAATAATGGTGGTTTAACTAAGGTAACAACATTTTATGAACTTACAGATTGTGTGGAGCCTGAAGTAACAGAAGTAGAATTTAATATGGCATCTATTAAAAGAGGTATTCCTGCTAAAGGTGTTGAGTGCATGAATAAAAAATTGAATAGTTCGGATTATAAGAACTTTAAAATTGCACGAGTTATTAGTGATGAGAATGGTGAGTTTGAAGAATCTTTAAAAGACAACCTTAACGAATTTGCTGATAAGATCAAAAAGGATATAAAATTTGCTATTTCTATTATTAATAATAAGAATGCAGATAAATTGCTTAGACATATTAAAATACGACTTCCTGTAACAGGTGGAATTCTTGAGATAATGAGGGAAAATTCATTTGATACAGTAGTTCTTAGAGATACTAGAGGATTTTTGGATACAAGTGTGAATGAACTTGAGAAGAAAACACCAACTTTAGCTGATTCTGGTCTTGATGGTATTCAAGCTTGTATATTAATGAATGGTCAGAATTCTGTTATGCCTAATTTAGGAAGAGAAATTTATGGTGAATTTGTAAAAGCAATTTTTGAAGCAGTTCCAACATTTATTATTGAACGTAGTGCAAAATTGGCAGGTAAGTTAGAAGATATGGTAGACGATAAAATAAAAATTGACAGTGATATATATGATAATCTTGTTAAAAATCCAAGAATAGTAAAATTAAATTTTAAAGAAATGCATAAATTTCTTGCTGGATTAGGAGTTATAGATGATG from Inediibacterium massiliense includes the following:
- a CDS encoding Mov34/MPN/PAD-1 family protein; this translates as MEVLFQIKDIKIKFTEKVINTINTYKQQSNESLEAGGILIGRENVENGNTIIEYITVPLKKDLRRRYEFIRRDKGHQKYLDKIWGQGNVHIYFGEWHTHPEDYPMYSTIDLKNWIKLSNTIETKSKYYYFLIAGRREIRIWALNILDKKLKRVY
- a CDS encoding potassium channel family protein; the encoded protein is MSIDKVQKIYEYKDINRELINSQELSNEERIVIKCKFYTYKRTEEYTYIQYYILRSEKEVDDFLQKYGSAELNKDDIGAIIACDYIIHSNVVSYFLVKNLIFLESLEVESSFLNDEVYFYNCIFDAIFFKNNIIEEYCGFDYCVFKDLVRFEKCKFEGTVEFANCSFEENNSYIENAVKFYECEFIDSIKFIECYFKVNTFFTNSICNKNFKISNSLFYKKLSFCDSNFYKECHYEKITFEDICDFSRNKFKSFSYFKDIRLNENAILNFIESNFYDWVDLKFDCNEKVKGKIIFYRTNFHSKCYLDYEMLEKDKFNVFIFDQSQEKYLFYINKYIGTINKVNKWSLFYASQIYKNNGKLEPHLTTYYLYKKFERLEKKEQLKNTPFSTKKILKKIDLIMSSIIEKTTNYFTSWKKTLVSIFLIIFCSFFIYALFPNYLKNNGVPITNKNTISLICSYVKNNQINLLLSKFLDINTWYKISNVFYFSIITFTTIGYGDISPTYMIKLFAGIEGLLGVFFSAAFLVSLSKNFLD
- a CDS encoding ThiF family adenylyltransferase gives rise to the protein MKRIVKESFRIFPEISEIAFWDDKRLYNNKLYEILLSFNLCICNKKIKIIMGIPKLWNVELINFYIADINLIEYIPHVDDSGYICTFDKEGILIDRYDLKGVIKDSIYKLIDVLEKGLLGVNKVDFINEFTSYWLLLKNRTFAKSMVRLENGVKKVKYIEEKSNNYIIADKETDLQIYIKDRTVKNGIFITVKANEYIYPPDWRKELTIDFFHYFINDNEVNIEKIRNILNKGFNGERLFLFNIIQPNGVQCLIGCIFEILEKVKEHPLIDKNLTSMIENGLKFKLKPLFVERVDKTYLLDRCSCYSELIDKKVLLIGCGSVGGYIAVEIVKAGISNLTLVDDDKLNEENIFRHFLGMQYIKYYKTTALIDYINKNIPYVKMSNCEEKIQDALLDKSIELEDYDLIISATGNINVSLWLNKYIYDNDIKVPVIYVWNEPYGIGSHSLIVSKNNQGCLECLFDKDDTGIYDRSSFCAKGQNFVKAISGCGSSYTPFGSLDSIRTALLCLRVTVDFLQNHVSENMIVSIKGNNAAFAFNGYITSERYDKSQQNEILIRGQAFKNKKCMCCGGM
- a CDS encoding SAVED domain-containing protein, with translation MKGKKVFEKISKIPNKVLSVMIYIAVVLATYLIAKPVLNAIEIDDIKCILVTMENLSKLAIEKNMSIRKIAWAVLIIDIIGIVIVSISKRMVNKQSKKKTLKLIEHKSLNNMIISVYSKILSQYNIESLSIDLEQEMNKEQLSRMDIQYAVKKQDELIKNYLGNMSNKYQYGYTGIAHTPLIFRLGYQIGDETRFLLFHKNRNEEYFKQLEEEVGVWNINVEKEKLDDGSKELLVSIATTFEISDEQLEVFNIDEINLIKFKTSNLGFDVIQNRKQIDKYVNNIMTKIRSIVNQQKIEKIHLVISSSVAFTFALGQAISNHYDPEIIIYHYDRNNERRYPWGINIYKKVEECLVVN